A genomic segment from Nitrospira sp. encodes:
- a CDS encoding SSU ribosomal protein S19p (S15e), whose product MPRSVTKGPFVDDHLLKKVEQMNQTKDRKLIKTWSRRSTVVPDMIGHTFAVHNGKKFIPVFVTENMVGHKLGEFAPTRFFKGHGQAKTEKAVALK is encoded by the coding sequence ATGCCTCGTTCAGTGACAAAGGGTCCATTTGTCGATGATCATCTGCTGAAAAAGGTCGAGCAGATGAATCAAACCAAGGATCGAAAGCTCATCAAGACCTGGTCGCGACGATCGACGGTTGTCCCGGACATGATTGGGCATACGTTTGCGGTGCATAACGGCAAGAAGTTCATTCCCGTATTCGTTACGGAAAATATGGTCGGCCATAAGCTGGGAGAATTTGCTCCCACCCGGTTCTTCAAGGGGCACGGACAGGCAAAGACCGAAAAAGCAGTCGCGCTGAAATAG
- a CDS encoding LSU ribosomal protein L24p (L26e): protein MARIKTKIRKGDTVVVVTGRERGKSGKVLSVDTVNGKVLVEKLNMIKRHTKPNQKLRQGGILEREAPLAISNVMFLCPVTKKPTRLGIRRQDDGRRARLSKQSKEIVE, encoded by the coding sequence ATGGCACGAATCAAGACGAAAATCCGCAAGGGCGATACCGTTGTGGTGGTCACGGGGCGTGAGCGTGGAAAGTCCGGCAAAGTCTTGTCGGTTGATACCGTGAACGGCAAGGTCCTGGTTGAAAAGCTCAATATGATCAAGCGGCATACCAAGCCGAATCAAAAACTTCGGCAGGGAGGCATTCTTGAACGAGAGGCACCACTGGCCATTTCAAATGTGATGTTTTTGTGTCCGGTCACGAAAAAGCCGACTCGGCTGGGAATCAGGCGCCAGGATGATGGGCGTCGTGCCAGGCTGAGCAAGCAATCTAAAGAAATCGTCGAATAG
- a CDS encoding LSU ribosomal protein L22p (L17e), translating to MAEAKANLRFVRVTPRKARVVIDMIRGQQVLKALAMLKHTPRHAARVVEKLLRSAVANAEQKELGDSEEMWVSQAVVNCGPIYKRFRARSMGRANSIQKRTSHITIAVAAPIARSGK from the coding sequence ATGGCGGAAGCAAAAGCAAATTTGCGGTTTGTGCGTGTGACGCCTAGGAAGGCGCGTGTCGTGATCGATATGATTCGTGGACAGCAGGTTCTCAAGGCGCTTGCCATGCTCAAGCATACGCCGAGGCATGCGGCGCGGGTCGTCGAAAAGTTGCTTCGCTCCGCAGTGGCCAACGCGGAGCAAAAGGAGTTGGGGGACAGTGAAGAGATGTGGGTGTCTCAAGCCGTCGTGAACTGTGGCCCGATTTATAAGCGCTTCCGTGCCAGATCGATGGGGCGAGCCAACTCCATTCAAAAACGGACGAGCCATATTACGATTGCCGTTGCGGCGCCGATCGCGAGGTCTGGTAAGTAG
- a CDS encoding LSU ribosomal protein L16p (L10e) produces the protein MLAPKKVKFRKMQKGRMRGKAYRGGSITLGEFGLKALEPGWVTSRQIEAARIAITRFVKRGGQVWTRIFPDKPITKKPAETRMGKGKGNPEYWVAVVKPGRIMYEMGGVAPDVAKEALRLAAYKLPIATKFVARGEFQ, from the coding sequence GTGTTAGCGCCAAAGAAAGTCAAGTTCAGAAAAATGCAAAAGGGCCGTATGCGCGGGAAAGCCTATCGCGGTGGATCCATCACGCTAGGCGAATTCGGCTTAAAAGCTCTTGAGCCGGGGTGGGTCACAAGCCGTCAAATCGAAGCGGCCCGTATTGCCATCACCCGTTTCGTCAAGCGTGGTGGTCAGGTATGGACGAGAATTTTTCCGGATAAGCCGATTACCAAGAAGCCTGCCGAAACGCGCATGGGAAAGGGGAAGGGCAACCCGGAGTATTGGGTGGCGGTGGTCAAACCTGGCCGGATTATGTATGAGATGGGTGGCGTCGCCCCGGATGTCGCCAAAGAGGCGTTGCGGCTGGCGGCTTATAAGCTTCCGATCGCCACAAAGTTCGTGGCGCGTGGCGAGTTTCAGTAA
- a CDS encoding LSU ribosomal protein L14p (L23e), with amino-acid sequence MIQNYTYMDVADNSGAKQVMCFHVLGGTRRRYGSLGDIVVVAVKEAIPQAGVKKGDVSRAVIVRTTKEVRRDDGSYIKFDRNACVLINAQGEPVGTRIFGPVARELRWKKFMKIISLAPEVL; translated from the coding sequence ATGATTCAGAATTACACTTATATGGACGTGGCCGATAATTCCGGCGCTAAGCAGGTGATGTGTTTCCATGTGCTTGGAGGGACTCGGCGTAGGTACGGATCGCTTGGCGACATTGTGGTCGTGGCGGTCAAGGAAGCGATCCCCCAGGCTGGTGTCAAGAAGGGTGATGTGAGCCGGGCGGTCATCGTGCGGACCACCAAAGAAGTGCGCAGAGACGACGGCTCCTATATCAAATTTGATCGAAATGCCTGTGTTTTGATCAATGCCCAAGGTGAACCCGTCGGGACGCGTATTTTTGGTCCAGTCGCGCGTGAACTGCGCTGGAAGAAGTTCATGAAGATCATCTCCCTGGCGCCTGAAGTGTTGTAG
- a CDS encoding LSU ribosomal protein L29p (L35e) translates to MDVKDLSGLTTAELIDKEKQLRQELFNFRFQLGTGRLENPMQVRNTKRDIARLKTVRRQLELSQAEAGTSGVK, encoded by the coding sequence ATGGATGTGAAGGATCTGAGCGGTCTGACGACCGCCGAATTGATCGACAAAGAAAAGCAGTTGCGACAGGAGCTGTTCAATTTTCGATTTCAGCTCGGTACCGGTCGTCTCGAGAACCCGATGCAGGTTCGGAATACCAAACGTGACATCGCCAGGTTGAAAACCGTTCGGCGTCAATTAGAACTGTCGCAGGCAGAAGCCGGTACGTCCGGTGTCAAGTAA
- a CDS encoding SSU ribosomal protein S3p (S3e) — protein sequence MGQKTHPVGYRIGYNYTWSSRWYADKDYARLLHQDIKIRKMVKAKLYHAGVAKVEIERSGDQTRVIIHTARPGIIIGRKGAEVDKLKAALEKEYSGQAYITVKEIKKPELDAQLVSENVATQLEKRVAFRRAMKRSVQSALRLGAQGIKIMVAGRLGGAEIARTEWYREGRVPLHTLRAEVDYGFAEAHTTMGQIGVKTWIYKGELLPALQLKPESGLGRLG from the coding sequence ATGGGTCAGAAGACACATCCAGTTGGGTATCGTATTGGGTATAACTACACGTGGAGCTCCCGCTGGTATGCGGATAAAGACTACGCCAGGTTGCTTCATCAGGATATCAAGATTCGAAAGATGGTCAAGGCCAAACTGTACCATGCCGGAGTAGCCAAGGTCGAAATCGAGCGTTCCGGAGATCAGACCCGGGTGATCATTCATACGGCTCGTCCGGGTATCATCATCGGTCGCAAGGGAGCCGAGGTCGATAAGCTTAAGGCTGCCCTCGAGAAGGAATATTCCGGACAGGCCTATATTACGGTGAAGGAGATCAAGAAGCCGGAACTGGATGCTCAGCTGGTCAGTGAAAATGTGGCCACGCAGTTGGAAAAACGGGTGGCTTTTCGTCGGGCAATGAAGCGTAGCGTACAATCGGCGCTTCGTTTGGGTGCCCAGGGTATCAAGATCATGGTCGCCGGGCGGCTGGGCGGTGCGGAAATCGCCAGGACTGAATGGTACCGTGAAGGGCGGGTGCCTCTTCATACCCTGCGAGCGGAGGTGGATTACGGATTTGCCGAAGCTCACACCACTATGGGGCAGATCGGGGTGAAAACCTGGATCTACAAAGGTGAGCTTCTGCCGGCCCTTCAGTTGAAACCTGAATCAGGACTCGGACGGCTTGGGTAG
- a CDS encoding LSU ribosomal protein L5p (L11e): protein MAKVEKGKGGKGSGSKASAKKEAAAPEISQGSGNESQFSPRLREAYRDQVVPTLMKEFGYGNVMQVPRLERIVLNVGMGEAIQNVKLLESASNELGIITGQKPVTTKAKKAIAGFKLRQGMPIGAKVTLRSRRMWEFLDRLITLALPRIRDFRGVSPKAFDGRGNYTLGLKEQLIFPEIEYDSVASIHGMDITIVTTARTNDEGKALLKHLGMPFRA, encoded by the coding sequence ATGGCAAAAGTAGAGAAGGGTAAGGGCGGCAAGGGGTCCGGTTCCAAAGCGTCGGCAAAGAAAGAAGCCGCTGCACCGGAAATCTCTCAAGGTTCCGGCAATGAGTCTCAGTTTTCTCCGCGCCTCAGAGAGGCCTATCGTGATCAAGTGGTCCCGACCCTCATGAAAGAGTTCGGGTACGGCAATGTGATGCAGGTGCCCAGGCTTGAAAGAATCGTGTTGAATGTCGGCATGGGCGAAGCCATTCAAAATGTGAAGTTGCTGGAGAGTGCGTCCAACGAGCTTGGCATTATCACGGGTCAGAAACCGGTCACCACAAAAGCAAAAAAGGCGATCGCCGGGTTCAAGTTGCGGCAGGGTATGCCAATCGGTGCCAAAGTGACGCTGCGCAGCCGACGCATGTGGGAATTCTTGGACCGCTTGATTACACTGGCGCTTCCACGCATTCGCGATTTTCGCGGGGTGTCACCCAAGGCGTTCGATGGCCGAGGCAACTACACTCTCGGACTGAAGGAACAATTGATTTTCCCCGAAATCGAATATGACAGCGTAGCCTCCATCCATGGAATGGATATCACCATCGTCACCACCGCTCGTACGAATGATGAGGGGAAGGCATTGCTGAAACATTTGGGGATGCCGTTTCGAGCCTAA
- a CDS encoding SSU ribosomal protein S8p (S15Ae), with product MITDPIADLLVRIANAARRRQDVVKVPVSKLKREILTILGKEGFIQGFGETQEDGHPFFAVQLRYAEQERPMITGMRRISKPGRRVYIGRDDVPKVRNGIGVAIISTSKGLMTDSESRRAGLGGEVLCSVW from the coding sequence ATGATTACTGATCCAATTGCCGATTTGTTGGTGAGAATAGCAAACGCGGCTCGTCGCCGCCAGGATGTGGTAAAGGTGCCGGTTTCCAAACTTAAGCGCGAAATTCTCACCATTCTGGGCAAAGAGGGATTCATTCAAGGATTCGGTGAAACGCAGGAAGATGGACATCCCTTTTTTGCGGTTCAGCTCCGATATGCAGAGCAAGAACGGCCGATGATCACAGGTATGCGCCGTATCAGCAAGCCTGGCCGTCGTGTCTACATTGGGAGGGATGATGTGCCAAAGGTTCGAAACGGCATCGGTGTAGCCATCATTTCTACGTCCAAGGGGCTCATGACAGACAGCGAATCCAGGCGCGCCGGTTTGGGTGGTGAAGTGCTTTGTTCTGTCTGGTAA
- a CDS encoding SSU ribosomal protein S17p (S11e), with the protein MKESQQHRREWYGNVVSNKMNKTVVVAVERSVIHPIYKKVLRRVTKLKAHDEGNVCKVGDRVQLTETRPISKDKHWRVVRVMVKGQPEK; encoded by the coding sequence ATGAAGGAAAGCCAACAACATCGACGTGAATGGTACGGTAACGTCGTCAGCAATAAAATGAACAAGACGGTGGTGGTTGCCGTCGAGCGGTCGGTGATTCATCCGATCTACAAAAAAGTTCTTCGGCGTGTGACCAAGCTCAAGGCGCATGACGAGGGGAATGTATGCAAAGTCGGAGATCGGGTTCAGCTCACCGAAACGCGCCCCATCAGCAAAGACAAACATTGGCGGGTGGTTCGCGTTATGGTCAAAGGTCAACCTGAAAAATAA